A stretch of the Marinobacter sp. JH2 genome encodes the following:
- a CDS encoding RNA methyltransferase: MKLDDIKKLHQKKYRQSLGHFLVEGEHLVLELEKAAASNPHWKQAQLLVTSTYQDWRSPWPKQVISDRQMAQLADTKTPQGILAVVPLPPAASIDSVDGKKAVYLHEVQDPGNLGTILRTLAWFGGMRCVLSPGSVDPYNPKVVRSSMGAIFHVPLETDISLDALSQRYRSIACLDIGGDKLTQPGFQSHDCYLFGNEARGVPAAALTKLNPHRYSIPGAAAIESLNLASAVNMATYELNRE; encoded by the coding sequence GTGAAGCTGGACGACATCAAGAAATTGCATCAAAAGAAATATCGCCAATCCTTGGGGCATTTCTTGGTGGAAGGCGAGCACCTGGTGCTCGAACTGGAAAAGGCGGCGGCCAGCAACCCGCATTGGAAACAGGCTCAATTGCTTGTCACCAGCACTTACCAAGACTGGCGTAGCCCTTGGCCCAAGCAGGTGATCAGTGATCGGCAAATGGCTCAGCTGGCAGACACCAAAACCCCGCAAGGCATTCTCGCGGTGGTTCCTCTGCCCCCCGCCGCCAGCATCGATTCCGTAGACGGCAAAAAAGCCGTTTACCTGCACGAAGTTCAGGACCCGGGCAACCTAGGCACCATTTTACGCACGCTGGCGTGGTTTGGCGGCATGCGTTGCGTGCTCAGCCCCGGCAGTGTTGACCCTTACAACCCAAAGGTAGTCCGCTCCAGCATGGGAGCTATTTTTCATGTGCCTCTGGAAACCGATATCAGTTTGGATGCCCTGAGTCAGCGTTACCGGAGTATTGCCTGTTTGGATATCGGCGGCGACAAACTTACCCAGCCCGGCTTTCAAAGCCACGATTGTTACCTGTTCGGTAACGAAGCCCGTGGCGTCCCTGCCGCAGCTTTAACCAAACTCAACCCCCATCGATACAGCATCCCTGGCGCGGCGGCGATTGAGTCCCTGAATCTGGCCTCAGCCGTGAATATGGCGACTTACGAACTGAACCGCGAATAG
- a CDS encoding YebG family protein, giving the protein MAVQSLYFSDRDGLEMALSNPDTMLFQSKAEADARDKVLELAENVALWLEKNVEGLSEDLAEQCAMSIAEHKDLFAKAMKKPELLVEATEPEPEPAES; this is encoded by the coding sequence ATGGCAGTGCAATCATTATACTTTTCTGATCGGGACGGACTGGAAATGGCGCTAAGCAACCCAGACACCATGCTCTTTCAAAGTAAGGCTGAAGCCGATGCCCGGGACAAGGTGCTGGAACTGGCAGAGAACGTAGCGCTCTGGTTGGAGAAAAACGTAGAAGGGCTTTCTGAAGACTTGGCTGAGCAGTGCGCGATGAGCATTGCCGAGCACAAAGACCTGTTCGCGAAAGCCATGAAAAAGCCGGAATTGCTGGTCGAGGCTACCGAGCCCGAGCCCGAGCCTGCGGAAAGCTGA
- the nfsA gene encoding oxygen-insensitive NADPH nitroreductase yields the protein MNPTIELLKSHRSIRKFKDQQIPKELFEELIQAGQSAATSSHVQAYTVIHVVNPESRARLAELAGGQPYVESASDFLVFCADMKRSTEAAERSGAKVTRGMTEQLLVASIDVALMAQNVVVAAESESLGICYIGGIRNNPQEVSELLQLPEHVYPVFGLCLGYPDQNPEVKPRLPLASILKQDVYDDSDDEIQVAEFDDTMACYYQERTGGNKNTNWSEQLKPLFTSKLRAHMKEFLNKRGFGIK from the coding sequence ATGAATCCAACAATCGAACTTCTGAAGTCGCACCGCTCCATCCGCAAGTTCAAAGATCAGCAGATCCCCAAAGAGCTGTTTGAGGAGCTGATTCAGGCTGGCCAGAGCGCAGCCACGTCCAGTCACGTGCAGGCTTACACCGTAATTCATGTGGTGAACCCAGAAAGCCGAGCGCGCTTGGCGGAGCTGGCGGGCGGCCAACCCTATGTCGAAAGCGCCTCCGATTTTCTGGTGTTCTGTGCCGACATGAAACGTTCGACTGAAGCTGCCGAACGATCCGGTGCAAAGGTCACTCGTGGCATGACCGAACAACTACTCGTCGCCAGTATCGATGTTGCTTTGATGGCCCAAAACGTGGTGGTTGCGGCAGAGTCGGAAAGTCTGGGTATTTGTTACATCGGCGGCATTCGTAACAACCCGCAGGAAGTCAGCGAACTATTGCAGCTGCCCGAGCATGTCTATCCAGTATTCGGCTTGTGCCTGGGCTACCCGGACCAAAACCCGGAAGTGAAGCCGCGCCTGCCACTGGCTAGCATTTTGAAACAAGACGTCTACGACGACTCTGACGATGAAATTCAGGTTGCCGAGTTTGACGACACCATGGCCTGTTATTATCAAGAGCGTACGGGCGGCAATAAAAACACTAACTGGTCCGAGCAGTTGAAGCCCTTATTCACCAGTAAGCTGCGCGCCCACATGAAAGAGTTTTTGAACAAACGCGGATTCGGCATTAAGTAA
- a CDS encoding lactate utilization protein C: MSARDNILNKLRAGLEGTTPRPDEFDEALVTQPWQYPPEDRIQRLRSLMEAVHTEVYTLAAANWPAKVQELLDSRKLANLLYAPGTRHGQQLAEFWAKAGAEQNLLAYDRPIEEWKEELFWQVDASITGTAGAIAATGSLVLWPDRHEPRLMSLLPPLHIALLKASEIEDNLYGMMEKQSWSAGLPTNLLLISGPSKTADIEQVLAYGAHGPKELVVLILEDA, translated from the coding sequence ATGAGCGCCCGCGACAACATCTTGAACAAGCTCCGGGCTGGTTTGGAAGGAACAACACCAAGGCCCGACGAGTTCGACGAAGCGCTGGTAACTCAGCCCTGGCAGTACCCGCCGGAAGACCGAATCCAACGCCTGCGCAGTCTGATGGAAGCGGTTCATACTGAGGTGTACACGCTGGCTGCGGCGAATTGGCCGGCGAAGGTGCAGGAACTATTGGATAGCCGAAAGCTCGCTAACCTGCTGTACGCACCGGGTACCAGACATGGGCAGCAGCTGGCGGAGTTCTGGGCGAAAGCCGGTGCCGAGCAAAACCTGCTGGCCTACGACCGCCCGATCGAGGAGTGGAAAGAAGAGCTGTTCTGGCAAGTGGATGCCAGTATCACCGGCACCGCAGGCGCGATCGCCGCAACCGGCTCCTTGGTGTTGTGGCCAGACCGACATGAGCCACGACTGATGAGCCTGTTGCCACCGCTGCATATCGCCTTGCTGAAGGCCAGTGAGATCGAAGATAACCTGTACGGCATGATGGAAAAACAGAGTTGGTCAGCGGGCTTGCCCACCAATCTTTTGCTGATATCGGGGCCTTCGAAAACCGCAGATATTGAGCAGGTGTTGGCTTACGGTGCCCATGGCCCGAAAGAGTTGGTTGTCCTCATCCTTGAGGACGCTTGA
- a CDS encoding LutB/LldF family L-lactate oxidation iron-sulfur protein produces the protein MSQRIPMTELTSSFRGRATEALADSQLRTNFRVAMDSLMQKRADAFPDEQERERLRELGNHIKARALSQLPDALEQLEDKLTENGVHVHWAETTEEANRIVHSIIESKQGSQVVKGKSMVSEEMEMNDYLADRGIECLESDMGEYIVQLDGEKPSHIIMPAIHKNRRQVSQLFHNKLGVEETDDVNELIQIGRRTLRKKFLEADVGVSGVNFAIAETGTLLLVENEGNGRMSTTVPPVHVAVTGIEKVVANLRDVVPLLSLLTRSALGQPITTYVNMISGPRKPDELDGPEEVYLVLLDNGRSGAFADAQMRQTLNCIRCGACMNHCPVYTRVGGHTYGEVYPGPIGKIITPHMVGLDHVPDHPSASSLCGACGEVCPVKIPIPELLQRLRQENVKSPDEPPVVKGSGTKHSRKERALWRIWAALNSRPGLYKGLLWAATRFGKLTPGKLGPWTENHTAPIPARRSLHDLAKAHLNAEQNQGGQS, from the coding sequence ATGAGCCAACGCATCCCCATGACAGAACTCACCAGCAGCTTCCGGGGCCGCGCCACAGAAGCTTTAGCGGACAGTCAGCTGCGGACCAATTTCCGTGTCGCTATGGACTCGTTGATGCAAAAACGAGCCGACGCTTTTCCTGATGAGCAGGAGCGTGAGCGGTTGAGGGAGCTGGGCAATCACATCAAAGCCCGGGCCTTGTCCCAATTACCGGATGCGCTGGAGCAACTGGAAGACAAACTCACAGAAAACGGCGTCCACGTGCACTGGGCTGAAACCACCGAAGAAGCCAACCGCATTGTCCATTCCATCATCGAATCAAAACAGGGCTCGCAGGTGGTAAAAGGCAAGTCCATGGTCAGCGAAGAGATGGAGATGAACGACTATCTGGCGGATCGGGGTATCGAGTGCCTGGAGTCCGATATGGGGGAGTACATCGTCCAGCTCGATGGTGAGAAGCCATCTCACATCATCATGCCCGCGATTCATAAAAATAGGCGGCAAGTGTCGCAGCTTTTCCACAATAAACTGGGCGTGGAAGAAACCGACGATGTGAACGAGCTGATTCAGATTGGCCGACGTACGCTGCGTAAAAAGTTCCTGGAAGCCGATGTAGGCGTATCGGGCGTCAACTTTGCCATCGCGGAAACCGGCACCCTGCTATTGGTGGAAAACGAAGGTAACGGGCGCATGAGCACGACGGTTCCGCCGGTGCATGTGGCGGTCACCGGGATCGAGAAGGTGGTGGCCAACCTGCGTGATGTGGTGCCGCTATTGTCCTTGTTGACGCGCTCGGCATTGGGCCAACCGATCACCACTTACGTCAACATGATCTCCGGCCCCCGCAAGCCAGACGAACTGGACGGCCCGGAAGAGGTGTATTTGGTGCTTCTGGATAACGGCCGAAGCGGGGCCTTTGCTGACGCGCAAATGCGCCAGACTTTGAACTGTATCCGATGCGGTGCCTGCATGAACCACTGTCCTGTGTATACGCGGGTCGGCGGCCATACCTATGGTGAAGTGTATCCCGGGCCGATTGGCAAAATTATCACGCCGCACATGGTGGGCTTGGATCATGTGCCTGATCATCCCAGCGCTTCATCATTGTGTGGCGCTTGTGGTGAAGTCTGCCCGGTGAAAATTCCGATTCCGGAATTGTTGCAACGACTGCGGCAGGAGAACGTAAAAAGCCCGGACGAACCGCCGGTTGTAAAGGGGAGTGGGACCAAGCACTCCCGCAAGGAACGCGCTCTTTGGCGTATCTGGGCTGCGCTGAATAGTCGGCCCGGGTTGTACAAAGGTTTGCTTTGGGCCGCAACTCGCTTTGGCAAGCTGACCCCCGGCAAGCTTGGCCCTTGGACTGAGAACCACACCGCACCGATACCGGCCCGCCGGTCCTTGCACGATTTAGCGAAAGCCCATCTTAACGCTGAGCAGAATCAGGGAGGGCAATCATGA
- a CDS encoding (Fe-S)-binding protein — MSERFYDAAPNATRVAPARPAPREYPAKPAEVTLFGTCVVDLFFPEAGLDAIRLLEREGIRVHFPQEQSCCGQPAWTSGYVNEARDVARSQLDVLDNGLPVVVPSGSCAGMFRQHYREVFAEEPETLKRVEDLAGRTFELIEFFLHVCKVEWKDLGQSTQIALHTSCSARREMNTHLHARELLAKLDNVERLEHNHESECCGFGGTFSVRMPEVSGAMVLDKTRALRDSGAVEMVTADGGCLLNINGSLDKQKQTFRGRHLASFLWERISGEGGS; from the coding sequence ATGAGTGAACGGTTCTACGATGCCGCACCCAATGCCACCCGGGTCGCGCCAGCAAGGCCTGCCCCAAGAGAGTACCCAGCGAAGCCCGCCGAGGTGACACTGTTTGGAACCTGCGTGGTGGACCTGTTTTTTCCTGAAGCCGGGCTGGATGCCATTCGTTTGTTGGAACGCGAAGGTATTCGGGTGCATTTTCCACAGGAACAATCCTGTTGCGGTCAGCCGGCCTGGACCTCCGGTTATGTGAACGAGGCGAGGGACGTTGCCCGTTCCCAACTGGATGTGCTGGATAACGGCTTGCCGGTGGTGGTGCCTTCCGGATCTTGCGCCGGCATGTTTCGCCAGCACTATCGTGAAGTCTTTGCGGAGGAGCCAGAAACGCTGAAACGGGTCGAGGATTTAGCTGGCCGAACGTTTGAGCTGATCGAGTTTTTTCTGCATGTGTGCAAGGTTGAATGGAAGGATTTAGGCCAATCAACGCAGATTGCCTTGCACACGTCTTGCTCTGCTCGCCGGGAAATGAACACCCACCTGCATGCTCGGGAATTGCTGGCCAAACTGGATAATGTGGAAAGGCTGGAGCACAACCACGAAAGTGAATGCTGTGGTTTTGGTGGCACCTTCTCTGTGCGCATGCCGGAAGTGTCTGGCGCGATGGTACTCGATAAAACTCGAGCCTTGCGGGACAGCGGGGCAGTCGAAATGGTGACCGCCGATGGCGGATGCCTGCTGAATATCAATGGCTCGTTGGATAAGCAAAAGCAGACTTTCCGAGGCCGGCATCTGGCCAGTTTTCTGTGGGAGAGAATCAGTGGCGAGGGTGGATCATGA
- a CDS encoding mechanosensitive ion channel domain-containing protein, with product MIEFTEVVVEQLKKNLGDTLSAFGGHEYEWREVGAYVLSQMLISILYLALFFGVYLVLIGLIRLVVGKRNVDSSTFKHGRSGLRYLTGLGALLVILAQFGAGVEFLKAVARAGLLALGFYVAWLVIRRVTAETLRRNRLDASIQQLAGNVLSVVMTTFAVVTILAQFGFDLLSIVAGLGIVGIAVGFAAQSTLSNFIAGITLLIERPFRIGDWVTINGQDGKVVKIALRTTWLRTRDNIFTMIPNDSVASSEIVNYSAEGATRLNISVGIAYKESAKAARDVIMPVLMAHPEVLQSPGLEPRVVLKNLGDSSVDLEVKIWITPDNLDVQPTIMADVLEQIKETLDEVGIEIPFPHLQLFVDEAKGLKPLIEQLYSKNCRDRATESGGDNA from the coding sequence ATGATCGAATTTACGGAAGTCGTGGTCGAGCAATTAAAGAAAAACCTTGGGGATACGCTGAGTGCCTTTGGCGGCCACGAGTATGAATGGCGTGAGGTGGGAGCGTACGTTCTCAGTCAGATGCTGATTTCGATTCTGTATTTGGCTTTGTTTTTCGGGGTGTACTTGGTGTTGATTGGGCTTATTCGGCTGGTGGTCGGTAAGCGCAATGTTGATAGCTCTACCTTTAAACACGGGAGAAGCGGGCTAAGGTATTTAACCGGGCTGGGTGCCTTGTTGGTGATACTGGCGCAATTCGGAGCGGGAGTTGAATTCTTAAAAGCGGTCGCGAGGGCGGGTTTGCTGGCGCTGGGTTTCTACGTGGCCTGGTTGGTTATCCGTCGCGTGACCGCCGAAACGCTGCGCCGAAACCGGTTGGATGCATCTATTCAGCAGTTGGCGGGCAATGTGTTGTCGGTGGTGATGACGACCTTTGCGGTGGTCACTATCCTCGCACAATTCGGTTTTGACCTGTTGTCGATTGTGGCGGGCCTGGGGATTGTCGGTATAGCCGTGGGATTTGCAGCTCAGTCGACGCTTTCTAACTTTATTGCCGGTATTACTTTGTTGATCGAGCGACCGTTTCGTATTGGTGATTGGGTCACCATTAATGGCCAGGATGGCAAGGTGGTGAAAATTGCGTTGCGCACCACGTGGCTGCGGACTCGCGACAACATCTTTACCATGATTCCCAATGACAGTGTCGCTTCTTCGGAGATCGTTAATTACAGTGCCGAAGGCGCTACCAGACTCAATATTTCGGTGGGTATTGCTTACAAAGAATCGGCCAAGGCGGCGAGAGACGTGATTATGCCGGTGCTTATGGCGCACCCGGAAGTGCTGCAGTCACCGGGCTTGGAGCCACGGGTGGTGCTTAAAAATCTGGGCGATTCCTCGGTGGATCTGGAAGTTAAAATCTGGATTACACCGGATAACCTGGATGTGCAGCCAACCATCATGGCGGACGTGTTGGAGCAGATTAAAGAGACACTGGATGAGGTCGGTATCGAAATACCTTTCCCGCATCTTCAGCTTTTTGTTGATGAAGCTAAAGGCTTGAAGCCGCTGATCGAGCAGCTTTACTCCAAAAATTGCAGAGATCGTGCCACAGAGTCCGGAGGTGATAACGCATGA
- a CDS encoding LLM class flavin-dependent oxidoreductase, translating to MTKKLDYSLLELASVREGDSVSSTLANSVAYAQHAENLGFKRFWLAEHHNMEGITSSATSVLVGHIAGKTKSIRVGSGGVMLPNHPPLVIAEQFGTLECVYPGRIDLGLGRAPGTDQITARALRRDGIGAEQFPEDVAHLQNLLGPLQPGQQVKAIPGAGTNVPIWLLGSSLYSAQLAAMRGLPYAFAGHFAPRLYREALRVYRDNFQPSEQLQQPYAMLAIPAIPADSMNEAKRLTTTSYQRILALFRGQPLWMKPPVDSMDGLWNTAEEAGVKDFLGLQVLGNSADITQQLDTLLSDIEVEELMFTVDIYEPEKRQHALNILAESLSNEG from the coding sequence ATGACCAAAAAACTCGACTATTCGCTACTTGAGCTGGCCTCCGTCCGCGAAGGTGATTCCGTTTCCAGCACATTAGCGAACAGCGTTGCCTACGCCCAGCACGCTGAAAACCTGGGTTTCAAACGCTTCTGGCTGGCCGAACATCACAATATGGAAGGCATCACCAGCTCCGCGACCTCGGTGTTGGTGGGCCACATCGCTGGCAAAACCAAGAGTATTCGAGTCGGCTCCGGCGGTGTCATGCTGCCTAACCATCCGCCGCTGGTCATTGCCGAACAGTTCGGCACGCTGGAGTGTGTCTACCCGGGCCGCATTGACTTGGGGCTTGGCCGCGCGCCAGGAACCGACCAGATTACCGCCCGCGCTTTGCGCCGGGATGGCATTGGTGCCGAGCAGTTCCCGGAAGATGTTGCACACCTGCAAAATTTGCTTGGCCCATTACAGCCCGGACAACAAGTCAAAGCCATTCCGGGCGCCGGCACCAACGTACCCATCTGGCTGTTGGGTTCCAGTCTGTACAGCGCACAGCTGGCCGCCATGCGCGGGCTGCCCTATGCCTTCGCCGGGCATTTTGCGCCGCGTTTGTACCGGGAAGCTCTGCGAGTATACCGCGACAACTTCCAGCCCTCGGAACAGCTCCAACAGCCTTACGCCATGCTGGCGATTCCGGCCATACCGGCTGACTCCATGAACGAAGCCAAACGCCTGACCACCACCAGTTACCAGCGTATTCTGGCACTGTTCCGCGGGCAGCCGTTGTGGATGAAGCCACCCGTCGACTCCATGGATGGCCTGTGGAACACCGCCGAAGAAGCCGGTGTCAAAGATTTCCTAGGCTTACAAGTACTCGGCAACTCGGCCGACATTACACAACAGCTTGATACCTTGCTGTCCGATATCGAAGTCGAGGAACTGATGTTTACCGTCGATATTTACGAGCCAGAGAAACGCCAACATGCACTCAACATTCTAGCCGAGAGTTTATCCAATGAAGGATGA
- a CDS encoding YqiA/YcfP family alpha/beta fold hydrolase, whose translation MKDDRFFVFLSHGLESGPKGTKVQAMKAVAEEFPGVIAEAIDHTSTRDPETRLQQMRDAMNAAGATPARTILAGSSMGGWVCAQTSANTPVLGCFLLAPALALAKYPQSSPTLQAEHVKIIHGWNDDVVPVMPVLELAHQQQLETLVLADGHRLENSVGRVSGEFRRFLKTCLAEQNPD comes from the coding sequence ATGAAGGATGATCGCTTTTTCGTGTTTCTGTCTCACGGGCTGGAAAGCGGCCCGAAAGGCACAAAAGTTCAAGCCATGAAAGCCGTCGCTGAAGAATTCCCCGGCGTTATCGCTGAGGCGATCGACCACACCAGTACCAGAGACCCGGAAACCCGCCTTCAACAAATGCGGGACGCTATGAACGCCGCAGGGGCCACTCCGGCACGCACTATTCTGGCCGGCTCCAGCATGGGCGGCTGGGTTTGTGCCCAAACCAGTGCCAACACGCCGGTACTGGGTTGTTTTCTCCTGGCCCCGGCGCTTGCCTTGGCGAAGTACCCGCAATCCAGCCCGACCCTTCAGGCCGAACACGTAAAAATCATTCATGGTTGGAACGACGATGTTGTGCCGGTTATGCCCGTTCTTGAGCTCGCCCATCAACAGCAGCTGGAAACCTTGGTTTTAGCCGACGGACATCGGCTTGAAAACAGCGTAGGCAGGGTATCGGGAGAGTTTCGGCGGTTCCTGAAAACGTGTCTAGCAGAACAGAATCCGGACTAA
- the dctP gene encoding TRAP transporter substrate-binding protein DctP: MNSTNKFRKLVGISALAFAGLTAANAVNAANWRYAHEEYEGDVQDVYAYKFKEYIEENSDHTLQVFRFGELGESDDIMEQTQAGILNFVNQSPGFTGSLIPEAQIFFIPYLLPTDMGTVIDFFRESKAINEDFPKLYSEQGLELLKMYPEGEFVVTVDEPVTSPEEFKNKKIRVMTNPLLSETYSAFGATPTPLPWGEVYGALQTNMIQGQENPIFWIESGGLYEVSPNLVFTGHGWFTTAMMANQNFYNGLSDEDKKLVQDAADFAFEEIIDHIDGLADEALEKIVEKGDDVTVTRLNEEQIEAFRKRAPQVEEKFIEMTGDGGKKLLKQFKADLEAVKGE, from the coding sequence ATGAACAGCACAAACAAATTCCGGAAACTGGTCGGTATTTCAGCTTTGGCTTTTGCCGGGCTGACCGCTGCCAACGCAGTAAATGCCGCCAACTGGCGTTACGCCCACGAAGAATACGAGGGTGATGTTCAAGACGTTTACGCCTACAAATTCAAAGAGTACATCGAAGAGAACTCAGACCACACATTGCAGGTCTTCCGCTTTGGTGAGCTGGGTGAGTCTGATGACATCATGGAGCAGACCCAGGCAGGCATCCTGAATTTCGTGAATCAGTCCCCTGGCTTCACCGGTTCACTGATTCCTGAAGCTCAGATTTTCTTCATCCCTTACCTGCTGCCGACCGACATGGGTACGGTGATCGACTTTTTCCGTGAGTCCAAGGCGATCAACGAAGATTTCCCCAAACTCTATTCCGAACAAGGTCTGGAGTTGTTGAAGATGTACCCGGAAGGCGAATTCGTGGTCACCGTGGATGAGCCGGTGACATCGCCAGAAGAATTTAAGAACAAAAAGATCCGGGTGATGACTAACCCGCTGTTGTCTGAAACCTATTCCGCGTTTGGTGCCACCCCCACGCCTCTGCCTTGGGGTGAAGTTTACGGCGCGTTGCAAACCAACATGATTCAAGGTCAAGAAAACCCAATTTTCTGGATTGAATCTGGCGGCCTGTACGAAGTATCCCCGAACCTGGTTTTCACAGGCCACGGCTGGTTCACCACCGCCATGATGGCGAACCAGAACTTCTACAACGGTTTGTCTGACGAAGACAAAAAGCTGGTGCAAGACGCCGCTGACTTCGCCTTTGAAGAAATCATCGATCACATCGATGGCCTGGCAGATGAAGCACTTGAGAAGATTGTCGAAAAAGGTGATGACGTTACCGTTACCCGTCTGAACGAAGAACAGATTGAAGCGTTCCGTAAACGGGCACCTCAAGTTGAAGAAAAATTCATCGAGATGACTGGCGACGGCGGCAAGAAACTCCTCAAGCAATTCAAAGCCGACCTTGAAGCTGTTAAAGGCGAATAA
- a CDS encoding TRAP transporter small permease, producing the protein MSEHPQEAVEDDTGTYESGLPGILGTIDEWIAKTEAVMLAAGVILMAINTCINVIGRFVFGEGLFFSGEINRILIILITFAGIGYAARHGRHIRMSAVYDAFPASGRKVLMIVIALFTSVVMFFLCYYSYGYIETLHGRGRILPALGLPIWWIYIWAPIGFAITGIQYFLTAIKNFTSKDVYLSTGVVDGYADTESEV; encoded by the coding sequence ATGTCTGAGCATCCTCAAGAGGCTGTTGAAGACGATACCGGCACCTATGAATCCGGTTTACCCGGCATCCTTGGCACCATCGACGAATGGATAGCCAAAACCGAAGCAGTCATGCTGGCTGCTGGCGTTATCCTGATGGCCATCAACACCTGCATTAACGTTATAGGCCGTTTTGTTTTCGGAGAAGGTTTGTTTTTCTCCGGCGAGATCAACCGAATCCTCATTATTCTGATCACCTTCGCCGGCATTGGTTATGCCGCTAGGCACGGTCGCCATATTCGCATGTCAGCGGTCTACGATGCTTTTCCTGCCAGTGGCCGCAAAGTTCTGATGATCGTCATCGCACTCTTCACATCCGTTGTTATGTTTTTCCTGTGTTACTACTCATACGGCTACATCGAAACACTGCACGGCCGGGGCCGAATCCTGCCGGCCTTGGGCCTTCCCATTTGGTGGATTTATATCTGGGCACCTATCGGCTTTGCCATAACGGGCATTCAGTACTTCCTCACCGCCATCAAGAACTTCACCAGCAAGGATGTTTACCTTTCAACAGGGGTAGTTGACGGTTATGCCGACACAGAATCGGAAGTTTAA
- a CDS encoding TRAP transporter large permease: MATIMMLIMIGLLLLGFPMMIPLITAAVVGFVMMFDGFGQMGTFIQQMMGGIRPASLIAVPMFILAADIMTRGQSADRLINMVMSFIGHVKGGLAISTATSCTLFGAVSGSTQATVVAVGSPLRPKMLKAGYSDSFTLALIINASDIAFLIPPSIGMIIYGVISETSIAELFIAGIGPGLLILFMFSVYCLIYAYKNNVPTEEKASWKQRALSVRDASWPLMFPVIIVGGIYGGIFSPTEAAAVCVLYAFLLEFVIFRSLKLTDVYRIAKSTGLITAVVFILVAVGNGFSWIISFAQIPQAILESVGVNEAGPVGVLIAICVAFFVACMFVDPIVVILVLTPIFAPAIQATGLDPVLVGVLITLQVAIGSATPPFGCDIFTAIAIFKRPYLEVIRGTPPFIFMLVAAAGLIIAFPQIALFLRDLAYPQ; encoded by the coding sequence ATGGCAACTATTATGATGCTCATCATGATCGGGCTGCTGCTTCTGGGCTTCCCGATGATGATTCCGCTAATCACCGCTGCGGTGGTTGGTTTTGTAATGATGTTTGACGGATTCGGCCAGATGGGCACCTTCATCCAACAGATGATGGGCGGCATCCGGCCGGCGTCGTTGATCGCAGTACCGATGTTTATTCTGGCAGCCGACATTATGACTCGGGGACAGTCTGCAGACCGGCTGATCAACATGGTCATGTCGTTTATCGGTCACGTTAAAGGCGGGCTGGCGATCAGTACCGCTACCTCCTGCACCTTATTCGGTGCGGTATCTGGCTCAACTCAGGCAACGGTGGTTGCAGTGGGTTCGCCATTGCGCCCGAAGATGCTGAAGGCCGGTTACTCTGACTCCTTTACCTTGGCCTTGATCATTAACGCCAGTGACATCGCGTTTCTAATCCCGCCCAGTATCGGGATGATTATCTACGGGGTTATTTCGGAAACTTCTATTGCCGAATTGTTCATTGCAGGCATTGGCCCGGGCTTGTTAATCCTGTTTATGTTTTCGGTGTACTGCCTGATTTATGCGTACAAGAACAACGTGCCCACGGAAGAAAAAGCCAGCTGGAAACAGCGTGCACTGTCGGTACGGGATGCCTCTTGGCCACTGATGTTCCCGGTCATTATTGTCGGCGGTATTTACGGTGGCATTTTCAGCCCTACGGAAGCAGCCGCCGTGTGCGTGCTTTATGCATTTCTGTTGGAATTCGTGATTTTCCGTTCGCTGAAACTTACCGATGTTTACCGGATTGCCAAATCAACCGGCCTGATCACCGCCGTGGTCTTCATTCTCGTTGCTGTAGGTAACGGTTTCTCCTGGATCATCTCCTTTGCCCAGATTCCGCAAGCCATCCTCGAATCCGTTGGCGTCAACGAAGCGGGGCCTGTCGGGGTTCTGATCGCCATTTGTGTCGCGTTTTTCGTCGCCTGTATGTTTGTTGACCCCATCGTGGTGATTCTGGTGCTCACTCCGATTTTCGCGCCCGCGATCCAGGCTACGGGTCTGGACCCGGTTCTGGTGGGTGTTCTGATCACTTTGCAGGTGGCCATTGGCTCTGCCACACCGCCCTTCGGTTGCGATATATTCACCGCAATTGCGATTTTCAAACGGCCGTACCTGGAAGTTATCCGTGGCACACCGCCGTTTATTTTCATGCTGGTGGCAGCCGCTGGCTTGATCATCGCCTTCCCGCAAATTGCGTTGTTCCTGAGGGATCTGGCTTACCCGCAGTAA